Proteins found in one Abyssisolibacter fermentans genomic segment:
- a CDS encoding pyridoxamine 5'-phosphate oxidase family protein produces MFKKMRKKSREVFDELIEDILANGEYGILSTISENGYPYVVPLSYVYYDRSLYFHCALEGHKLENINRNSKVSFCVVTDTEVIPNKFSTKYKSVIAFGIASEVKGDLKQVILMELIKKYSPDFLENGKKYVEKAKDSTTIIKIDIKHMTGKSNQFD; encoded by the coding sequence ATGTTTAAAAAGATGAGAAAAAAATCTAGAGAAGTTTTTGATGAGCTGATAGAAGACATTTTAGCTAATGGTGAGTACGGTATACTATCAACTATTAGTGAGAATGGATATCCTTATGTTGTACCACTAAGTTATGTTTATTATGATAGGAGTTTATATTTTCATTGTGCACTGGAAGGGCATAAGCTTGAGAATATAAATAGAAATAGTAAAGTGTCTTTTTGCGTTGTTACAGATACTGAAGTAATCCCAAATAAATTTAGTACCAAATATAAAAGTGTGATAGCTTTTGGGATTGCAAGTGAAGTAAAAGGCGATTTAAAACAAGTAATTTTAATGGAACTTATTAAAAAATATTCACCTGATTTCTTGGAAAATGGGAAGAAATATGTGGAAAAGGCGAAAGACAGTACAACAATTATAAAAATTGATATTAAACATATGACTGGGAAATCAAATCAATTCGATTAG